The genomic stretch CATCAACTTCGCCGTTCCGGGCCTCGACGCCATGGACGACGACGACAGCGTGATCGGTTACCAGATCGTCGCGGGCCTCGCGGTCAAGATCAACGACCGCTGGGACTTCCGCACCGACTTCCGTCTCTTCGAGGCACAAGGGGCAGACCTGACCAGTTCGGTCGCCACCGGCAGCACCATGAGCGACGTTGATTACTCCTCCGTCGACATGACTGCAGGCGTCCGGATCCGGTTTTAGCGAATAAGGGGACGGATTTATTTTTCTCGCCGAAAAATAAATCCGTCCCCATCTGCCCCATCTAGAGGGACACTCCCGGCGGGTCGTTGAGGGGCACCCGCCGGGAGTTGTTTTTTTTGCGGCCACGACTGATACGATGAATGCATGTCACTCGAAAAACGCATCGTCGATCTGGAAGTTCGTGCCGCGTACCAGGACAAGCTGATCGCAGAGCTGGATGGGGTGCTTCGTGAGTTCTCGACCCGGGTCGAGACCCTGGAGTCGCTGTTGAAAGACGTGAAGGAAAGCGCCAACGCCGAGCCCATCGGCCCAGCCGACGAGAAGCCGCCGCACTACTAGTCACGAATCGACGTATAATCCCGTCAGATTCGCGCAGAGAAAGGCAGCTCAATGAAACTGAGCAAATCCGTTCTCATGACTCTGGCATTGCTCGGCGCCTCGCTGGTCTCCGCAGAAGAAACGTCGAGAACCCTCGAAGCGGCCCCCATGGTCCCGGTCTGGTCCTCCGACGCCGGGAAGGTCACGACGAATTACGGTTACTCGGTGGCCGGCATCGGTGACACGGACGGCGACGCTCTTCCGGAGATCGCCATCGGTGCGCCGAACTACTGGTTCGGGTCTCCATGCTGCGAGCAGCAGGGCCTGGTACGCGTGTACTCAGGAGCCACGAGTTTTCCTGCCTCGACTCCCGCCTGGTCGCGCAACGGTCCGACTGGCCTGGCGTCCTACGGTGTCGGCGTCGCAGGGGGGGATTTCAACGGCGATGGGTTCGACGACCTGGTCTTCTCCTCCGGATCCGACATCGACTCCCACGAGATCTTGGTCTACCAGGGGTCGTCATCGGGTCTATCTTCCGTTGCGAACTGGGAGTGGGAGGTGATCAGCCCCGCCTTGATAGGCTTCGGGCCGTCCATCAGCAACGCAGGGGACGTGAACGGAGATGGCTTCGATGACCTGATTGCAGGATCCTCCTGGTTTCAGAACGGCGAAGCCGGCGAGGGCGCGGCGTTCGTGTTCCACGGATCGGCCGCCGGTCTTTCCCTCGCGCCCGACTGGACCCGTGAAGGCAATCAGGTCAACGTCCATCTCGGCGAACAGGTTCTGGGAGTCGGCGACGTCGATGCCGACGGGTTCGATGATGTGCTGATCCGATTGTTCGACAGCACGCTCGGTCTATTTCACGGATCGGTGATGGGCCTCGCAGCGACGCCGTCCCGCTTGCTCGACTTTGCGGGCCTTGGTTTCCTGCAACGAATCGACGCCGCCGGTGACGTGAACAACGACGGGTACGCCGACATCATCGTCGGGGATCAGAGTTTCACCGACGGTCAGTCGGGTGAAGGGCGCGCCCTGCTCTATCTGGGGTCCGCTTCCGGACTCGCCGCGACCGCCGCATGGTCTATTGAGTCCGACACCGAGCAGGCGAAGTTCGGCTCGACGGTCGGGGGCGTCGGAGACGTGAACGACGACGGATACGACGACGTGCTCGTCGGCGCGTTGCACTATCCGGATACCCTGTCGCCTGGACGCGTCTGGCTGTACCTCGGATCGCCCGCCGGCCTGGAGACGGTTCCCTACCGCACGGCGGAACTGCCCAGCGTTGACTACAGGATCGACGCCGCCGGCGACGTCAACGGCGACGGCTTCGGCGACATGCTCGTCTCGATGCCAAACGACGAGGTCCATCTGTTCCAGGGACCCTGCCCGGGACTCGATGGAGACGCCGACGGACTGGGGAACGACTGTGACAACTGTCCAGACGACGTCAATGCCAACCAATGGGATACCGACGCCGATGGTCTGGGCGACGTCTGCGATCTCTGTCCGGTCGACCCGACCAACCACGATCCCGATGCCGATCTGGTTTGCGGCGCAGCGGACAACTGTCCGACGGATGCAAACCCCGCACAGACGGATGACGACTCCGACGGCGCGGGGCTGGTCTGCGATTGCGACGACACGGACCCGCTTGTCTATCCCGGAGCCCCCGAGATCCTCGACGGGATGGACCAGCAGTGCCCCGGCGACGGGGGCTACGGCCTGATCGACGAGATCTCCGGCAACGCGGGATTCCACGACCCTGCCGACAAGGATCTCTACTCGTGGCAGCCCCAGCAGGGTGCGACCCACTACGACGTGGCGCGGGCCGAGACGGTAGAGTTCACGACCGGTTGCACGGCGTTCGTGATCGCCGGTCAGAGTTCGTTCCTCGACGTCACGGCGCCGTCGCCCGGCACGACGCTGTTCTATCTGGTTCGCTCCGGTAGGCCACTGCGTGGGAGTTGGGGCGCCGATTCGGTCGGTCAGGAGCGGTCGGTTCCCTGCGCGGCTCCGTAAAAAAAGGGGACAGATTTATTTTTAGAAAATAAATCTGTCCCCTTTTACTTCTTCGTCAGTAGGTCGGCGAAGGGCTGATGCAGGCCGTCGGCCTCTCGCTTCTTTACCGAACCATCACCCGCCAGCGCGTCGCGGTCACGCCCATGTTCGTTGTCATGGCAGTAGAGACAGAGCAACTCCCAGTTGCTACCGTCGGGCGGGTTGTTGGTCGGGTCGACGTCCTTGTGATGGACCGTCAACTCTCGCAGACGCGAGCCTTCGAACTCTCGACCGCAGTGGGCGCAGACGTGAGGAAAGAGCTTGAGCGCTCGGGCGCGATAGGATCCCTCCGCTCTTGCCTTGTCCCGTCGGAACTTCTCGACGATGGGATCGATTGGGGCCTTGTCGGATGGGTCGTCGTGGGAAGACATGACCCGATTCTGTCAGAGAAAAATAAATCTGTCCCCTTTTTCTAAGTCCCACAAAACGTCTCTTCCACAACCTCATCAGGGCCGGGCGGGGATTCGTACGCTTCGAACTCGGGTTGCACCGCGAAGGGCTGCTCCAGCACCCGATTGAGCCGATGGAACGGTTCGAAGTCACCTTGATTACCGGCGACGATCGCTTCCTCGACGCGATGATTGCGGGGGATGAAGACGGGGTTTGCCCGGCGCATCACGGTCAGTGCCGCGCCGCGGTGGGCATCGTCTAACCGCGCCCGCCAATCGCCCAGCCAAGAGACGATCCCGTCGGGCGTGTTGAACAACGCCACCACCGCGTCGTCGTTACCGGTCTCGAGCGCATCGGACAGATGCCGGAACACAAGCGTGAAGTCGGCCTCGCCCTGGGTCATCACCGCCAACAACGTCTCGATCAGCTTCCAGTCGTCCTCATCATTATTAATGGGGACGCCGTCGCCGATCCCGATCTTGGCGGTCAGCCGTTTCCTGAGAAAGCTGTCGTACCGATCAGGGAAACGCTTGAGCGCGGTCTCTGCGATGGCGACCGCCGCATCCTGCTCGTCATCCAGCAGCGGAAGCAGCGTCTCAGCAAGACGGGTCAGGTTCCAGAACGCGATGGGACCCTGATTGCCGAACGCGTAACGTCCCTGATGATCGATCGAGCTGAATACCTTTCCCGCATCGTAGTTGTCGAGGAACGCACAGGGCCCGTAGTCCAGAGTCTCGCCCGAGACGCTCATGTTGTCGGTGTTCATCACGCCGTGGATGAAGCCGATCTGCATCCAGTGGGCAACGAGCTTCGCCTGTCGCTCGATAACGCCGTCCAGCAAAAAACGATACGGATTATCCTCGGTGGTGGCGTCGGGGTAATGCCGCCCGATCACATGGTCGGCCAGGACCCGCAGGTTGTCAGGGTCCTTTCGTGACGCGAACCATTCGAACGTCCCGATGCGGATGTGGGACCGGGCGACTCGCGTGAAGATCCCGCCGGGGACCAGACCCTCGCGAACAACGTCGTCTCCCGTCGTGACGGCGGCCAGGGCACGAGTCGTCGGCACACCCAGCGCCGCCATCGCTTCCGAGACGATGTACTCGCGGAGGACGGGACCCAACGCCGACCGTCCATCCCCGCGACGGGAGAACGGTGTCTGTCCCGAGCCCTTCAGCTGGATGTCGCGACGGATGCCGTCGCTGCCGACAACTTCTCCCAGCAGGATCGCCCGGCCGTCGCCCAGCTGAGGCGAGAAACCCCCGAACTGATGACCGGAGTAGGCCATGGCCAGCGGTTCGGCGCCGGCCGGGATCTTGTTCCCCGCAAGGAAGGCGAGCCCCTCCGGCGAATCCAGCTCGGCGACGTCGATGCCCAGCGTTGTTGCCAGCTCCCGGTTCAGCCCGATCATCGCCGGCGCGGTGACGGGAGTGGGGGAGGCCGCAGCGAAAAACGCATCGGGCAGACGGGCGTAGCTGTTGTTGAACGGTATGGGCATGACAGGGATTCGAGCATTCTGTCAGAGAAAAATAAATCTGTCCCCATTACGGTAAACTCTGCCGATGGATCGAGCGTTTCAGCCCGGTGAAAGCCTGCTGCACTACCGCCTGACCGAGAAGATCGGCGAGGGTGGGATGGGTGTGGTGTGGAAGGCGCTGGACACCAAGCTGGATCGCGACGTCGCGATCAAGATCCTGCCGGCGGTGTTCTCGCAAGACCCCGAGCGGTTGTCGCGCTTCAAGCGCGAGGCCAAGATCCTGGCGTCGGTCAATCATCCTGCAGTCGCGGCGATCTACGGATTCGAGACGGTGGGCGAGACCCACTTCCTGGTGTTGGAGTTGGTGCCGGGTCAGGGGCTGGACGAGCTTTTGAAGAGCGGCCCGTTGCCGGTGAAGCGTGCGCTGGAGATCGCCCGCGGTGTCGCCGAGGGACTGCAAGCCGCCCACGCCACCGACATCATCCATCGGGATCTGAAACCTGCCAATGTGAAGGTGACGGGGGGACAGAGGGGACAGACTTCAAGTCTGTCCCCCAACGCCACAGTAAAGGTGCTGGACTTCGGCCTCGCCCGCGCCGGCGAGGCACCGACCTCACCGGTCGACAGTTCCCTATCACCCACCGTCACCTCCGCCGGCACCCAGTTCGGCATGATCCTCGGCACCGCCGCCTACATGAGTCCCGAACAGGCCAGGGGACTCCCGACCGACCGTCGCACGGACATCTGGTCCTTCGGTTGTCTGCTTTACGAATGCCTGACCGACAGCCGCCCCTTCGCCGGCGAAACCGTCAGCGACAGCATTGCGCGGATCCTCGAGCGAGAGCCCGACCTCGACGCGCTGCCTGCCGACACGCCGGGGCAGGTGCGGTCGCTCCTGACTCGATGTCTGGAGAAAGACCGGGACCAACGCCTGGCCGACATCGGTGACGTCATCGCCGCCATCGATGAGGGGTTGAAGAACCCGACACCGGCCCCATCGGTGCGCAGACGTTCGGTATCCATCGCGATTCCCGTCATCATCGCCGTGGTAGCGGGGTTCTGGATCTTGTTCGACGACGACAAGCCTGCGCCATCACCGGTCGTCCAGGAAGCGACCAAACAGATGATGGCCGTCTTACCGTTCGACAACATGGGACCCGCCGAGGACGAGTACTTCGCCGAGGGCATCACCGAGGAGATCAGCGCCCGGCTGGCGTCGATCGATCAGCTGGGCATCATCGGCCGCACCAGCGCCGCGCAATACAAAGACTCGGACAAGACGATGCAGCAGATCGGCGACGAGCTGAGCATCGAGTATGTCCTCGACGGCACCGTCCGCTGGCAGCGAACCGGCGACGGTAGTCGCGTCCGCGTCACCCCACAGCTGATCCGCGTCTCCGACGCCAGCCAGATCTGGACCGAGATCTACGAAGCCGAGATGTCGGACATCTTCGAGGTGCAGTCGGACATCGCCGGCAAGGTGGCGCAGGCGCTGAACCTGGCGCTGGGCGGTACGACGGACACGCGACCGACGGACAACGTCGACGCCTATGACTTTTATCTGCGAGGTCGCGAGTTTGCCAACGACAGTTTCGACGACAGCAAACTGCGCTTCGGCATCCAGATGTTTGAAAAAGCTGTCGCGTTGGACCCCGAGTTCGCGCTTGCGTACGCCGAGATGGGGATCGCGCATCAGGGCCTGTACTGGTTCTTCCACGACCGTTCTCTCGAGCGGCTCGAGTTG from Acidobacteriota bacterium encodes the following:
- a CDS encoding YdiU family protein, whose protein sequence is MPIPFNNSYARLPDAFFAAASPTPVTAPAMIGLNRELATTLGIDVAELDSPEGLAFLAGNKIPAGAEPLAMAYSGHQFGGFSPQLGDGRAILLGEVVGSDGIRRDIQLKGSGQTPFSRRGDGRSALGPVLREYIVSEAMAALGVPTTRALAAVTTGDDVVREGLVPGGIFTRVARSHIRIGTFEWFASRKDPDNLRVLADHVIGRHYPDATTEDNPYRFLLDGVIERQAKLVAHWMQIGFIHGVMNTDNMSVSGETLDYGPCAFLDNYDAGKVFSSIDHQGRYAFGNQGPIAFWNLTRLAETLLPLLDDEQDAAVAIAETALKRFPDRYDSFLRKRLTAKIGIGDGVPINNDEDDWKLIETLLAVMTQGEADFTLVFRHLSDALETGNDDAVVALFNTPDGIVSWLGDWRARLDDAHRGAALTVMRRANPVFIPRNHRVEEAIVAGNQGDFEPFHRLNRVLEQPFAVQPEFEAYESPPGPDEVVEETFCGT
- a CDS encoding YajD family HNH nuclease; this encodes MSSHDDPSDKAPIDPIVEKFRRDKARAEGSYRARALKLFPHVCAHCGREFEGSRLRELTVHHKDVDPTNNPPDGSNWELLCLYCHDNEHGRDRDALAGDGSVKKREADGLHQPFADLLTKK
- a CDS encoding protein kinase — translated: MDRAFQPGESLLHYRLTEKIGEGGMGVVWKALDTKLDRDVAIKILPAVFSQDPERLSRFKREAKILASVNHPAVAAIYGFETVGETHFLVLELVPGQGLDELLKSGPLPVKRALEIARGVAEGLQAAHATDIIHRDLKPANVKVTGGQRGQTSSLSPNATVKVLDFGLARAGEAPTSPVDSSLSPTVTSAGTQFGMILGTAAYMSPEQARGLPTDRRTDIWSFGCLLYECLTDSRPFAGETVSDSIARILEREPDLDALPADTPGQVRSLLTRCLEKDRDQRLADIGDVIAAIDEGLKNPTPAPSVRRRSVSIAIPVIIAVVAGFWILFDDDKPAPSPVVQEATKQMMAVLPFDNMGPAEDEYFAEGITEEISARLASIDQLGIIGRTSAAQYKDSDKTMQQIGDELSIEYVLDGTVRWQRTGDGSRVRVTPQLIRVSDASQIWTEIYEAEMSDIFEVQSDIAGKVAQALNLALGGTTDTRPTDNVDAYDFYLRGREFANDSFDDSKLRFGIQMFEKAVALDPEFALAYAEMGIAHQGLYWFFHDRSLERLELARAAVETALRLDPDLPQAHLAQGWYRYHGFLDYEGALESFAIAEAGMPDNVDVMGAIGAVKRRQGKWDEALDWFQRSIEIDPRSPGVWKSMQDTTLAMRMYPEALEAIDRIIDLTPDDGTAYIAKAIIHFSWKGDIDAAFATLDGALGIESPDTNFGGTRAVRIRLNLFAGNYDEVQRLLAMETGEVLIDNQFLYMPTDSMRGELYALTGREAEALAAYGRALAQLEAMIVLRPEDERLYSAKGIALAGLGRKDEAIAAARQGVDVLPISKEAWRGAYREQELARVYAMVGETELAAEKVEYLLSIPGELSEHWLKADPVWR
- a CDS encoding MopE-related protein encodes the protein MKLSKSVLMTLALLGASLVSAEETSRTLEAAPMVPVWSSDAGKVTTNYGYSVAGIGDTDGDALPEIAIGAPNYWFGSPCCEQQGLVRVYSGATSFPASTPAWSRNGPTGLASYGVGVAGGDFNGDGFDDLVFSSGSDIDSHEILVYQGSSSGLSSVANWEWEVISPALIGFGPSISNAGDVNGDGFDDLIAGSSWFQNGEAGEGAAFVFHGSAAGLSLAPDWTREGNQVNVHLGEQVLGVGDVDADGFDDVLIRLFDSTLGLFHGSVMGLAATPSRLLDFAGLGFLQRIDAAGDVNNDGYADIIVGDQSFTDGQSGEGRALLYLGSASGLAATAAWSIESDTEQAKFGSTVGGVGDVNDDGYDDVLVGALHYPDTLSPGRVWLYLGSPAGLETVPYRTAELPSVDYRIDAAGDVNGDGFGDMLVSMPNDEVHLFQGPCPGLDGDADGLGNDCDNCPDDVNANQWDTDADGLGDVCDLCPVDPTNHDPDADLVCGAADNCPTDANPAQTDDDSDGAGLVCDCDDTDPLVYPGAPEILDGMDQQCPGDGGYGLIDEISGNAGFHDPADKDLYSWQPQQGATHYDVARAETVEFTTGCTAFVIAGQSSFLDVTAPSPGTTLFYLVRSGRPLRGSWGADSVGQERSVPCAAP
- a CDS encoding SlyX family protein, yielding MSLEKRIVDLEVRAAYQDKLIAELDGVLREFSTRVETLESLLKDVKESANAEPIGPADEKPPHY